CATGAACGACGGCAAGCTTAAAAAAATTGACCACAATTATCAGATTATAGTCCAAAGTCTGAGCATGCCTCAATTGTTGGGTGAAACCATCGAACCCAATTTTTTGGTCGAAAGCAACGGGCTGTTGTATTTGAATGTGCCCGGAATGGGAATTATGATGTTCGACATTTTCGGCACTTTTTACACTGCCATTTCAAATTCGGACCTCGGCACAGACCAACTCACCGGATTTCAGGTAGTAGATCACAAAGTCGTCTATTTTAGAGATGAATACCTGTTTATTTATGACATCGCCACTCGTCAACAGGAAGCCATTGCAGTTCCGGGAAGTGATAATGCCAAGGCTATCCGGGTCGAAAAAGGCCGGCTTTATATGCTGAATAACGACAACACCCTTAATTTTTATATGCAGACAAATTAACAAGGTTTTTTGGTTTGCGCTATCTTTTGCTTTAAGGAAAGATACATTCGCTAATCAGTACTTCGTATTAGGGAGGTAAAACACCAAAAGAACTCCTGTTCTTAGTGTTTTATCTCCCTTTGTCGCTTTAATAAAAGTACTATCAAAATAGGCGTTTCCCCCTCTAATGTATCAATAATTTACCCGACCCGATAAAGTCGGTATCCGAAAATGCTTTAAAGATATACAAACCCGGCGGCAGGTTGCCTTTTTCGATGGCAACGTTTTTTTGCCCTGCATCGGCTGTTACCTGATGTAGCAGTTTGCCGCTCAAATTATAAAAGTAGAGTGTAACCGGTCGGTCTGAATAAACATCGGGCATTTGTAAGGTAGCGCTCCGATCTGTCGGGTTGGGGTAAAACTGCAACTGATTCGCGTTAGGAGCAACCGGTTCGGCGATGCCTGTTAATGGAGGGAGCGGATCGCCATAAGCAAACTGAAAACCCGCTACCATCATTTCATCGAGCGAGGTTAAGCCAAACCCTATAGGGTCAGGTCCGGCATAATTGTTATAGACCGCCCGCTGAATAATGCCCAATCGGGGATCTACTTGAATCAACGTGTCGAACATTCGCTGTGGGGCTTCTACTCCCCAACTATAATAGCCTTGGTTAAAAGTATAATCGAAGTTGTAAAAGCCTTCGTAAATCTGCTCGCCCGCGCTACCATCGGGGTTGCGCAAAAACAGATCGTAGTCTTTGCCGTAGCGGTGGGTATGTGAATACAATATCCAAATCAACCAATAATTGGTTTCCGCCTCATCCTGGCATAATGCTTCAATGGTGTGGTCGGTATTGTCCCAAGGAACAGACATGTCAAAATTAGGGAAAAAGCGGCTATACATCACCTTGGGAGCAGTACCTACCGGCTGGGTGTAAAAGTTCACATAGGCATCTACTCCCAGAACAAAGTAGCTGGAGTTTACCACATGATAATTAAAATCTAAAATGGTGCTCTGTTCCCAACGATAAGCCGTTCCTTGCGGCAGATTGATTTCGTTCACCTGCGGTGCTACGCCCACTGCAATATCTGCACTTCCGTGAGAGGAAAAACTGGTATCGCGCACGCCCTCAGGAAAGAACTGCGCCTGTCCGGGGTAATATTTGTAAATCACAAAATGATGGTTTTGAGGAACCGTTGACACCCCTATTTTATGAATTTCAACTGCCGAAGAAAATTGGGGGTCGTATTTAATAAAGTTTTCGGCTTCGGTAAATGGAGGGATAAAATAACGACCTATATAAATCTGAAAACCCTCGCCTGCCGGTGGTGGGGCAAGCGGTTCGGGTACTCCCAAAAGGCCATCGCCATTGTAAAAATCGTGGATAAGCTGCAAGTCGGCAACATAGCCTGTTTGTGGCGCGCCCATTAATATCCATTGGCGGACTAATTCTTTTTCTTCATTGTTTAATGCCGGGTTTGGAAACGGAGGCATCGTGCCGCCTTCGCCCGCTGTGGGATTGTTTTGAGGGTCTAAACCTTGGTTTAGTTTGCGCATTAAAAAACTTCTGCCCGGATAACCGGGAGAAACTCGCTTATGCCCTTTTCCCAATGCAACGGGATTGACCGGATTGGCATAGACCAGATTATTATAAACCACTTCGGGGCTGGCAGTAAGATTGAGCAATCCATCGGGAGATGTTCCTCCATGACAACCTCCGCACCGGGTCGCCAACAAATTGTAAACTGTCAGGTAGGTATCTTCGGGCGTTTGTGCTTTTACAGGCAGCACAGTTGCAACTAATGTGAAACAAGAAAGAAAAACAAGTATAACTTTGTCCATCAGAAATACCTTTAGAGTGGTTTTGATAATGTTTCGACAAAAGTAGCTAATTTAGTTATTGCTAACAATACCTATATTTTTTTTACTCAAATTTTGCCATTAACCTTATGCTCAAAAAATTACTTTGCTGTTTGACGGTCTTTACCTACACACTATCTTATGCACAAAACATCCCCAATCCGAGTTTTGAAAATTGGATTCAATACGGGGGATACAAAGACCCTGAGGGATGGTTTACAATCAACGCTTTAACCATCTTAGGCGGCAGTGCTACCGCCTTGCAAGCAACAGGTGCCGATGCCCATTCCGGCTCTTCGGCCATACGCCTGCGCTCTATTGCCATCTTTGGCCAAGTCGCTCCGGGTATTGCCGCTACCGGAACTATCAACCCCACCACTCAATCGGTTGAGGGCGGGTTTGCCTTCGATCAACGTCCTGTGTTTTTGAGTGGTTGGTATCAATACGCTCCTGCCGGAATGGATACGGCCTCTATCGGAATTAGCCTGACCCGTTGGAATGTGCAAACACAAACAACCGAAGTCGTAGGAGAAGGAGGCATTTCAGAAGCATCAACCGTAAATGAATACACCCGTTTTTGGATACCCATCATCTACTTTAGCAGCGAAATACCCGATACCGCTTCCATTGTTCTGTTGAGCAGTGCAGGAGAGAACGGGGTGGCAAACAGCACCTTACTCATAGACGACCTATCGTTTGAAAACGATTTTCCGGTAAGCAGTTCATCAACAGCCAACCCATCTACACAAGTCGCTTTATACCCAATGCCCGCCGGTAATTCCTGTTTTCTCGACAATCCCACGGGGCAATTTACCAAACTCGAAATTTACAACCTGACCGGACAACGGACAGCAACCATAGCTTTGACCGAAGGCACCAACAACATAGATATTTCAACCCTAAAGGATGGGATTTATACCTACAGGGTTAGCCATCAAAACGGAACACTTGCTACTACCGGTAAATTGTCAATACTGCGTTGATGGTTTTCTACGGTTAAAACCGGCAGCTATTCATGCCTTTTATCCGGCGGCAATTTATGGTTTACATTCATTCACCAACACCTGAACCTGCACCTTATGTCCCTGCACAAAATACAACTCCCACACCCCACTGCCCACAGGCACCGGATTGAGATTTAAAGAAGTTTGCACCATTTGCGGGTGGGAAACGGCTATGCCAATAGGATAGGCAATGCTATCGCAGGGGGCTACACCACAGGTAATGCCCAGGCTGTCCACTTTCAGCACCCAGCTTTTGGAAGGCGAACTATAATTGAAACCTACCAACAAATAGACGACATCGGGAGTGGGTTCTATATCCCGTATATAATCCTTGCCCGAAAAGCCGCTGATGATGGGGGCGGGTGGAGGATAGTCCCGTCAGATGCAAGGATGGTAAATACAACCTCCCAAATACTAAGTTGGCTATTACTGCTTTTAATTGGGTTAGTAATGTTTCCGATTAGCCGGCAACATACCATTAGTGAGTAATTCAAAAGAAAACGGCTATCGAGAAATATTCCCGATAGCCGCAGTTGATAATACCTGAACTAAATATACTAAGCAGAAAAAAACTACTTGCTTAGTTGTTTACAATAATTTGTGCGCCCAGTGCCTGTGCATCGGTACCGGCTAAGAAACCTTTGGCAAATACAGTGTAAATTTTACCCGCTTCAAGCGTAATGGCAGGCAAAGTAAGAGCGACCGTTTGCGTACCGGCAACCCGTACTTCTAAATTATAGGAGCCGGCATCTAACGGAGAAAAAGTAGAAGATTCTTTAAACGCTACGTTAGAAAAAACAACCGCTCCACCGCCGGCTACTGCTATATCTACCGCAGGAGCATCGGGGCTTAGGTGAATAAAACGAACATGTGCTTTGCCCTGAGCCGGCACCGTTAGGTCATCGCTAAATAAGATAGGCTCAATGTTGGCAACAGCGTTGCCTGCAAAAGCAGAATAACTTTTTCCGGCTTCCAAATTGGGCGTGTTAAAGTTGAGTGCAGTAACCACAGGGTTTGAACCGGCTACATTTACCTTTACATTACGTACCCCGGGCATAACGTCTAAGTAAGCGCTGTTGTTAGGAAAGGTGAGGGGAGTGCTGTTTACTTTAGTGTCATCAACCAATACATCTACTCCGGGAGCATCGGGCGAGGCATGAATAACCATTACCCTTGCTTTGGGGTCTTCATTGTCATCGTCATCGTCATCGCAGCCGGTAGTAAACAAAGTGCTGGCTACGCTGAAAACTAAAGCAAAAATCCAAAAAAACTTGTTCATTTGTTAGTCTGTTTTGAAAGGTGATTGATTTAAGAATAGACTAACAACATGTTCGCTCAACTTTTGTTTAATCTTTTTGAAAAAAAATTCCACAAAAAGGAAAAATTCCAAACTCTTATATTAATCACCATTTAAAGCAAACGGCTGCATTGTTTACATATTTGGTTGTAATCTTGTCGCCAAACCAAATTCATTCAGTGCATGATTATTAAGGTAGATCGTTTATCAAAACTATACGGCTCCACAGTTTGCCGTAAATAACATTTCGTTTGAAGTAAAAAGTGGATAATTTTTACGTTTTCCAGGTCCAAACGGGGCAGGCAAAACCACTCCCATAAAAATTATTACCTGTTTTATAGCTCCCAATAAGGGCGATGTACACATACATGGGTGAGTACTCTTTTTTTTACCGATGCCGAAACACTCAAAAAACGCATTGGCTACCCGCCCGAAAACATCTCACTTTATTTGGTTATACCGGTAAGAGAGTACCTTGCTTTTTCGGCAGCCATACAAGGCATGGCTCAGGCGCAGGTTAAACCGTGCATTAAACAAATGGTACGGCTTTGCGGTTTAGACAAAGAAAAGCACCAAAACATTGGCGAATAATCAAAAGGATACTGCCAAAGATTGGGGCCGCCGGGCTAATCCACCACCAACTTCCCATCCACCTCGTACCGCTCATACCCGCCCGGAAATGCCAACCGCCATACATACATGCCCGAAGGCAACCCCGATAAATCGAGTGTCTGCGTAAAAGGTGAGCCACCCGCCGGCAACACCTGATACCGCACCTTTTGCCCCTGCAAGTCGTACAACTCCAATACCCCAAAGGGCAACTGCGGGGGGAGGGAATAGGTGATTGTTGTACTGCCTTTGGCGGGGTTGGGATATACCTGTGTCGGCGATATGGGTTCGGTTAAAGAAACCGGATTGATACCTATGGGATATTCTATGCCGTAACAGGGGGCGGGACTACAGCCATGACCAAGACTATCTGTTTTTAGTACCCAACTGCTTGCGGGAGAAGCATAGTTGAAGCCTGCCAAAACATATCCGCCATCGGGCGTAGGCTCTATATCCCTGATATAATCCTTATTAGCCGCTAACCCGCTGCTGATGGGAGTTTCCCAAAGTATATCGCCCTCCTCAGAGATGGCTGTAATGGCAATTTCCCATTTAGGGGGCGGATTATAGCCTATGGTAAGAACTCTAACGATATCTGTTTCGGGAGAGTAGTTATATGTCTGTGGACTATAAGAATTATTCTTGAAGTACGTTTTGGCTTGTCCGATGATTGCTCCGTTTGAAACACTAAGTTTGGCTACATACAACCCCTTTTTATCGGGAATTTCGCTTTTAATTAATCCCAGCAACATTAAATTTCCATCGGATAACTGAAAAACATAGCACCCGCCGTCGTCTTCGTTGGTGCCATAGTTTTTTTGCCATTGCAGCGTGCCGGTGCTGTCTGTTTTGACCACATACATGTCGTAGCCGGTGCTGTTGCTGTACCGGTAGCCCGATAAAACAAAACCCCCGTCCTGTGTCTGTTCAGCATGAATAATGGTGGCCCAAGTGCCGTAAACGGCACTCCATATCTTATTAAAACCGGCATCCAATTTCATCATAAAATACTTGCTTCCTGTACCCGTTACCTGATTTGACGACCATCCGGCAATCAAATATCCATTATCTTGCGTTGCGATGATTTGTGCGTTACCATCCAAATCATCGGGACTGCTATAAACATGGTTTTGAAGTATCGTTCCTGTATCGTCAAATTGAATTAAAGCAAAATCTTTATTGACGGCACTCTCTCCTTTCGTAAAAACCACAATGTTTTGATTTTCACCCGTTCTAATCATAGAGTTGCCAAATATAATTGAGCTGGTTTGCACCGCCCCGTCCAATATTTTCACCCATTCCGTTTCCCCAAACAGATTGATTTTGCGCAAATAAGTGGCTGAATATCCGCCGGATCCGTTAAAATCTCCAACGACTAAATAGCCGTTTTCTACAGGCTTGACAGATACAGACCCCATGCTTATACTGTCTGCCTGATAGACCTGGTTAAAATAAACTAATTGGGCTAGTATATATTGGTAACAACAAGCGATGAGTATGATTGAGGCAATTATATTTTTCATTGTATTTTGCTTTTGTGGGGTTAAGAAAACATAAAAGCCTTGTTTGCCCAAACAGTACAAAGTTCAGGTAAACAAGGCTTTATTTAAATCTTAGTGTATGACCGCTAATTTTTGGGTATAAACTTTTCCGCTTGTTGTTTTAACGTATAGCAAGTAAAAACCGTTAGGGTAGTTTGTTGTTTGGAGCGTAAATTGAGCTTGGTTTACTGTCAATTGGTCTATTAGTCTGCCGCTCATGTCTGAAACATATAGTTTTGTGCCATTAAGCATTTCCGGTATCGTCAGGAATAACTGTACTTCATTTTTGGCGGGGTTGGGATATAAATGTATGCCGGAAACCGGAAAAGTTGCATTTAATCTAAGTTGCGGCGGCACCATAGGCGTTTTGTCAAAAGGCTCTGCATAATGTTTTGCTATTAGGCTTTGTGCCAGCACACTCTGAGAACAGCCCGTATTGTTTGCCATGTTCCGGAGCAGGATTTCTTGTTTTTCCTTTGTTTTGCCCGTGCCGGCAGGAGGTTGAATGCCGCTTAACATCTCCAGATACAGGGTTACAAAATCAATGTTTTCGGTGTCGTCGTCCGATATCTGCTGCAGGTATATCCATGCGCTGTTCGGTTTCATTTCGCTTTCGTAGGTGGCGGTCAGCTGTTTGGCAGGATGTGGCATCATTAACGCAAGAGCGGGTAATATCGTCCGAACCATGATTTACGGAATTTTGAAGATGAACTCGGTTTATCTGTTTTTCCAACCGAAAGATAGGTAATATTTTTCAATTAAATATCTTCCTTGCAAACCCTGTCAGTGTTGCCAACGCCGACAGGGTTGAAAACAAGGCAGTTTCTATCGGTTAAAGCCAGCCACTTTTCACTTTTCACTTTTCACTCAGTTCGGGAGCAATTGTGTGTTACTACAAACCTTCAAAAGAGCAGTAAGGCAATGGGTGGGGTAACAAAATATTTTGTTGGTGAAAATTTTGTTAGCGTAAGTTACCTCTAAAAATCACAAAGGTTATACACACGTAACCACCAAATAATTAGACCAAATAAAAAGTACATTAGATAGTTTGGATATTTAATATCGAATATTTAACTTTGTCTGCGTTTTTGAATGTGCCATTTATCAGGTTGTAAATCTAAGTTTGCTCCTGTAAAAAATTGCCATTTTTATTTTGGTGTTGAGTGTTGACAAACCTGCGGATTAGGCGGTAACAAACACTATGGATGCGTTTATACAGATGTTTTAGCATATTTAAAAAAGGAATGAACATGACAAATTTTTTATTTTCGGTTTTGTTGAGTGTCGTGATCTCAACAGCCGCTTTCAGTCAAACTCTTCATATTTATGGAGGAGCCGACCACGATGTTTATTTAGGATGTTTGAACTGTAGTAAATACGATCAGAATTCTATATGGAATACATACGGAACTTATGGCTCAAAGTATAATTCAAACTCTATATGGAATGCCTATGGAACATACGGATCAAAATACAACACTTACTGTCCGTGGAACGCTTATTCTAATGATCCGCCGGTTGTTGTTGACAAGGACGGTGGATTCTATGGTTATTTCACTACAAATAAATACAAGTCAAAAAGGGCTGAATTTGACCTTGTCGAAGTTTTATATGAATATCATGAATTTATCAGAGAGGATGTTTCAAAATGGTATGACAAAATTTTTGATTAAAGAAAACCTCACTACAACATTTTAAAAGCATTATGTCGGCGAAAGTGATGAATTTAAACTTATGAACTTTGATCAACTAAACCGGTAAAATGGAAAGTAAATGCTTCGTAATTCTGCACTTCGCTTTTATTTCACCGTTTGGGTGCATGTGTTAAGACCGGACAAAAACGGATAAAAATGTTGCGTGCAAATAGCAAATTGGGTTATACCCCACCCACAACCCAACCCTTCAGCAAAACTAAAAGCGTCATTTTTTGCCAAAGAACCGACAAGAATGGTAAATTTACAAATTGACTGTATTTGAGCGGGTCGAAATTAAAACAGACTTAAATAATGTACGAGCAGACCTTTAAAAACATTGACGACATCCTTCACAAAGACGCAGGCTGCGGCAGTGAATTGGACTATGTGGAGCAAACCTCTTGGATTTTGTTCCTTAAATATTTGGACGATTTAGAGAAAGACCGCGCCACCGCAGCAGAATTGACAGGCAAGACATATACGCCTATCATTGATCAGGAATTTCAATGGACAGTTTGGGCAACTCCAAAAGGTAAAGACGGCAAATTTGACCACCACCAAGCCCTGACAGGTGACGACCTCACCGACTTTGTAAACGGCAAACTCTTTAACTACCTCAAAAAGTTTAAGCAAAGCGCCGAAAGTGCCGACACCATTGAATACAAGATTGGCGAAATTTTCAGCGAACTGAAAAACCGCATACAAAGCGGCTACAACTTACGGGAAGTCATCAACCTTATTGACCAGTTGCGTTTTCGCACCCACGCAGAAAAGCACGAAATGAGTCACTTGTATGAAGACAAAATCAAAAATATGGGCAACGCAGGGCGAAACGGTGGCGAATACTACACGCCTCGTCCGCTCATTACGACCATTGTAAAAGTGGTTGCCCCAAATATTGGCGACAAAATTTATGACGGTGCCTGTGGTTCTGCGGGCTTCTTATGCGAAGCATTCAACTACCTAAAAAACTCCAAACATCTCGCTGCCAACGGCAGCGTCCCCCACGTCCTACCTGTCCCCCACACAAACACAGGACTAAGCACCAAAGAAACCGAGATACTGCAAAAACGCACCTTCTACGGCAAAGAGAAAAAATCATTGGCCTATATCATCGGCATAATGAATATGATTTTGCACGGGATAGAGGCTCCCAATATTATACACACCAACACGCTTGCCGAAAACCTTGCCGACATACAGGAAAAAGACCGCTATGATGTGGTGCTTGCCAATCCGCCTTTTGGTGGAAAGGAACGTGCCGAAGTGCAACAAAACTTCCCGATTAAAACAGGCGAAACCGCTTCGCTCTTTTTGCAGCACTTCATTAAAATACTGAAAGCTGGCGGCAAGGCAGGTGTGGTTATTAAAAACACATTTCTGAGCAATACAGACAATGCCACCGTTGCCATACGCAAAACCTTGTTGGAAAACTGCAACCTGCATACCGTGTTGGATTTGCCGGGTGGCACCTTTACCGGTGCAGGGGTAAAAACCGTTGTCCTGTTTTTTGAAAAAGGCAAACCCACACAAAAGGTTTGGTTTTACCAGTTGAACCTCGACCGCAATCTGGGCAAGACCAACCCACTCAACGAAGCAGACCTTGCCGAGTTCGTAGAACTCCAGAAAACAAAAGCCGACAGCCCCAACTCCTGGTCAGTTGATGTCAGTCATTGGCTAACAAACTCGTCCCCCAAGTCCCAAGACACAACCACCACCTACGACCTCAGCGTAAAGAACCCAAACAAAAAAGAAGAAACCGCACTACGCCAACCGCAAGCCATATTGGAAGAAATGAAAGCATTGGATGAAGAAAGTGCCGAAATCCTTAACTCAATTTTGGAACTGATATGAAGAAAGGTGATACACTGAGCCTGCCGAAGGGTTGGGAAATAAGGAAGTTGGGGGAAGTAGCTGAATACTTTAATGGATTAACATACTCGCCAAAAGATGTCAGCGATAATGGAACAATTGTATTGCGTTCCTCTAACATACAAAATGATGAATTAGATTTTTCAGATATAGTTAGAGTAAATGTTGATATAAAAGAAAAATTGTTTTTAAAAGAAGGTGACATTTTGATGTGTAGTCGAAATGGAAGTCAACGGCTTGTTGGTAAAACTGCTCCAATTTTGAATTTACCAAAGCCGATGACTTTTGGCACTTTTATGATGATAATTAGAAGTGAGTTTTCACCTTACTTATTATGGTTTTTCAAAACTGACGAATTTAAAAAACAGATTAGCGGTGGCGAAAATACAATGATTAATCAGGTAACAAGATATATGCTTGATGAAATCAAAATCCCCCTTCCCCCCAGGGAAAACGCATCAGGAAATCTTTAATGTGCTTTCGAGATATGCATCACTAAACAGGCATTTTCTGAATTTTCGTTTTGTGTTGGCTTTTGGGTCATCGTGATTTTTAATGATGTTGAGAGCTATTTTTTGTAGAACAGAAAAATTGGCACCGGTATTTCCGGCACGTTTTTTACTCTTATCCTCTCCCATAACGGCATCTAAAACCCAATGCAGTTTGTTTTCTATCCCCCAATGTTCTCGTGTTATCCTGCATGCCCGCTCGGAATCATCTCTATACTTGCTATGTAATAACGCTTTTCCGAAGTGCTTTTGCCGGTTGCTTTTACTTTTCTGAAGCTGCATATCATGATTAAACACATCAACCCTTCCCATTTATCCAATACCGCCTTGTGCGGCTCAATTAGGGATTGGTCAATTTTTGATAAATTGACCACTTTGCAGGTTCGCTGCTCCAAACGACCATGACTGTCTTCTTCTTTCCCTGCATAAGTTTCGGTATTACTGTCTTGTGAAAGAAGTTGCTCTGCTGCTGCAAGCAATTTTGGTTGATTCTTTTTACTCCCATCACATAGTCGGCTTGTGCTTCAATAATCTCCTTGGCTACATCAGTGTAGCAATAGCCCGCATCTAAAGTTAAAATGCAATTGCTTAAATCCAACACTTCCAATATCTCCGTTATTGCGTTCTTCTCTCCTGCCTTACCCGATACCTCGATACTCGCCAAACAGGCTTTAACGGCATCACAATAGACATTTACCATCACGACAGCATGACGACCGCCCTCCGTATTCTTGGTTTGCTGCTCCTTTATCGTTGCACTTCCCGACAACCTTTTACCGTCTATATTCACTATCGAGCCATTTGTCAGATGAATAGAATATTGACATATACCGGATAACACTTTTTCTAATTGCTTGGTATTCAAGATGCTCAACAAACGATTGATCGTGTCGTGACT
This is a stretch of genomic DNA from Sphingobacteriales bacterium. It encodes these proteins:
- a CDS encoding T9SS type A sorting domain-containing protein, which produces MDKVILVFLSCFTLVATVLPVKAQTPEDTYLTVYNLLATRCGGCHGGTSPDGLLNLTASPEVVYNNLVYANPVNPVALGKGHKRVSPGYPGRSFLMRKLNQGLDPQNNPTAGEGGTMPPFPNPALNNEEKELVRQWILMGAPQTGYVADLQLIHDFYNGDGLLGVPEPLAPPPAGEGFQIYIGRYFIPPFTEAENFIKYDPQFSSAVEIHKIGVSTVPQNHHFVIYKYYPGQAQFFPEGVRDTSFSSHGSADIAVGVAPQVNEINLPQGTAYRWEQSTILDFNYHVVNSSYFVLGVDAYVNFYTQPVGTAPKVMYSRFFPNFDMSVPWDNTDHTIEALCQDEAETNYWLIWILYSHTHRYGKDYDLFLRNPDGSAGEQIYEGFYNFDYTFNQGYYSWGVEAPQRMFDTLIQVDPRLGIIQRAVYNNYAGPDPIGFGLTSLDEMMVAGFQFAYGDPLPPLTGIAEPVAPNANQLQFYPNPTDRSATLQMPDVYSDRPVTLYFYNLSGKLLHQVTADAGQKNVAIEKGNLPPGLYIFKAFSDTDFIGSGKLLIH
- a CDS encoding T9SS type A sorting domain-containing protein, producing MLKKLLCCLTVFTYTLSYAQNIPNPSFENWIQYGGYKDPEGWFTINALTILGGSATALQATGADAHSGSSAIRLRSIAIFGQVAPGIAATGTINPTTQSVEGGFAFDQRPVFLSGWYQYAPAGMDTASIGISLTRWNVQTQTTEVVGEGGISEASTVNEYTRFWIPIIYFSSEIPDTASIVLLSSAGENGVANSTLLIDDLSFENDFPVSSSSTANPSTQVALYPMPAGNSCFLDNPTGQFTKLEIYNLTGQRTATIALTEGTNNIDISTLKDGIYTYRVSHQNGTLATTGKLSILR
- a CDS encoding DUF4397 domain-containing protein is translated as MNKFFWIFALVFSVASTLFTTGCDDDDDDNEDPKARVMVIHASPDAPGVDVLVDDTKVNSTPLTFPNNSAYLDVMPGVRNVKVNVAGSNPVVTALNFNTPNLEAGKSYSAFAGNAVANIEPILFSDDLTVPAQGKAHVRFIHLSPDAPAVDIAVAGGGAVVFSNVAFKESSTFSPLDAGSYNLEVRVAGTQTVALTLPAITLEAGKIYTVFAKGFLAGTDAQALGAQIIVNN
- a CDS encoding T9SS type A sorting domain-containing protein, with product MKNIIASIILIACCYQYILAQLVYFNQVYQADSISMGSVSVKPVENGYLVVGDFNGSGGYSATYLRKINLFGETEWVKILDGAVQTSSIIFGNSMIRTGENQNIVVFTKGESAVNKDFALIQFDDTGTILQNHVYSSPDDLDGNAQIIATQDNGYLIAGWSSNQVTGTGSKYFMMKLDAGFNKIWSAVYGTWATIIHAEQTQDGGFVLSGYRYSNSTGYDMYVVKTDSTGTLQWQKNYGTNEDDGGCYVFQLSDGNLMLLGLIKSEIPDKKGLYVAKLSVSNGAIIGQAKTYFKNNSYSPQTYNYSPETDIVRVLTIGYNPPPKWEIAITAISEEGDILWETPISSGLAANKDYIRDIEPTPDGGYVLAGFNYASPASSWVLKTDSLGHGCSPAPCYGIEYPIGINPVSLTEPISPTQVYPNPAKGSTTITYSLPPQLPFGVLELYDLQGQKVRYQVLPAGGSPFTQTLDLSGLPSGMYVWRLAFPGGYERYEVDGKLVVD
- a CDS encoding T9SS type A sorting domain-containing protein produces the protein MVRTILPALALMMPHPAKQLTATYESEMKPNSAWIYLQQISDDDTENIDFVTLYLEMLSGIQPPAGTGKTKEKQEILLRNMANNTGCSQSVLAQSLIAKHYAEPFDKTPMVPPQLRLNATFPVSGIHLYPNPAKNEVQLFLTIPEMLNGTKLYVSDMSGRLIDQLTVNQAQFTLQTTNYPNGFYLLYVKTTSGKVYTQKLAVIH
- a CDS encoding SAM-dependent DNA methyltransferase; this translates as MYEQTFKNIDDILHKDAGCGSELDYVEQTSWILFLKYLDDLEKDRATAAELTGKTYTPIIDQEFQWTVWATPKGKDGKFDHHQALTGDDLTDFVNGKLFNYLKKFKQSAESADTIEYKIGEIFSELKNRIQSGYNLREVINLIDQLRFRTHAEKHEMSHLYEDKIKNMGNAGRNGGEYYTPRPLITTIVKVVAPNIGDKIYDGACGSAGFLCEAFNYLKNSKHLAANGSVPHVLPVPHTNTGLSTKETEILQKRTFYGKEKKSLAYIIGIMNMILHGIEAPNIIHTNTLAENLADIQEKDRYDVVLANPPFGGKERAEVQQNFPIKTGETASLFLQHFIKILKAGGKAGVVIKNTFLSNTDNATVAIRKTLLENCNLHTVLDLPGGTFTGAGVKTVVLFFEKGKPTQKVWFYQLNLDRNLGKTNPLNEADLAEFVELQKTKADSPNSWSVDVSHWLTNSSPKSQDTTTTYDLSVKNPNKKEETALRQPQAILEEMKALDEESAEILNSILELI
- a CDS encoding restriction endonuclease subunit S, translated to MKKGDTLSLPKGWEIRKLGEVAEYFNGLTYSPKDVSDNGTIVLRSSNIQNDELDFSDIVRVNVDIKEKLFLKEGDILMCSRNGSQRLVGKTAPILNLPKPMTFGTFMMIIRSEFSPYLLWFFKTDEFKKQISGGENTMINQVTRYMLDEIKIPLPPRENASGNL
- a CDS encoding transposase — its product is MQLQKSKSNRQKHFGKALLHSKYRDDSERACRITREHWGIENKLHWVLDAVMGEDKSKKRAGNTGANFSVLQKIALNIIKNHDDPKANTKRKFRKCLFSDAYLESTLKIS
- a CDS encoding ISAs1 family transposase gives rise to the protein MVFCSLLCGCSSFEEISDFGQLKLDWLRKHLPYKKGIPSHDTINRLLSILNTKQLEKVLSGICQYSIHLTNGSIVNIDGKRLSGSATIKEQQTKNTEGGRHAVVMVNVYCDAVKACLASIEVSGKAGEKNAITEILEVLDLSNCILTLDAGYCYTDVAKEIIEAQADYVMGVKRINQNCLQQQSNFFHKTVIPKLMQGKKKTVMVVWSSEPAKWSIYQKLTNP